One genomic window of Stieleria sp. JC731 includes the following:
- a CDS encoding PAS domain-containing protein, with product MAQTSSNESEAMYRSLIESLPLCVIRKDLQGQLQYANELACQSIGRPVAELIGKSDFDLFPEDLAKKYLADDHHVIETEALYHNVERHQDASGTVKYVEVWKAPVRDESESVVGIQVMFWDVTDQKNTEHQIEFERNLLSILLETVPDSIYFKDTESRFIRLSRSCAAKLGLKDAREAIGKSDADFFGRDHAKEALADERRILETGEMIQGKIERETYLDRDDTWCSTTKAPLVDSFGQVVGTVGISRDVSEQIRAEQELSRERDLLKTIINNVPDLIYVKDRAGRFVTANESLVSLLGLESTDQIIGKSDYDFSPAELACNYVTDDQNVMRTGKALFDREESHQGSDGQPRWLLTTKVPLRDSEGTVVGVVGIGHDITERKKFEKEIVQAKEVADKANRAKSDFLANMSHEIRTPMNAIIGMTDLLLDTRLDATQRSFLSMVQESGEALLSIINDILDFSKIEAGKLEIEPQTFDLRESIGDTMKTLGLKAHAKGIELAFRVEPAIPRYVVGDAGRIRQILVNLVGNAIKFTEQGEVFVDAKAKQVTDQELVLSVKVQDTGVGIPAERCEAIFREFEQADTSVTRRFGGTGLGLAISTRLVNLMGGAIEVDSEVGRGSTFQFDLHLGVSADAEATASQGLVQVGGTKVLVVDDNATNRAILKEMFSNWGMNPIVAESGKVALALLREAERSDQPCKLIVTDIHMPEMSGYDLVQQIRQDASVAETPVIILTSAGRQGDHARNIELEIAERLLKPVKQSEIFDAIVRTLGVNGVEDEHAHAVADIADESLHGLRVLLAEDNVVNQKLAIGVLSRMQIEVTVVGDGQAAIDLLEQRSFDLVLMDVQMPVVDGLAATQRIREREQETGRSRVPIIAMTAHAMKGDRDKCLEVGMDEYIPKPIRIGTLKEKLSHVVDQFGRFDAVQQLNIPANEPEADGYDLGQLRQLVNGSEELLQDLITAYTQESQSLLGQIQSAVDNQQVEQIHRLAHTLGGASRSVGASRAAEKANRLQVIDSDTSRDDLAELYSDLKAEVQRVTDVMHHS from the coding sequence ATGGCCCAAACAAGCTCTAACGAATCCGAGGCGATGTATCGGTCTTTGATCGAAAGTCTGCCACTTTGCGTGATCCGAAAAGACCTGCAAGGTCAACTTCAATACGCAAATGAACTCGCGTGTCAATCGATCGGACGCCCCGTGGCGGAGCTGATCGGCAAGTCTGACTTCGATCTCTTTCCCGAGGACTTGGCCAAGAAGTATTTGGCCGATGACCATCATGTCATCGAAACTGAAGCCTTGTACCACAACGTCGAACGGCATCAGGATGCAAGCGGCACCGTGAAATACGTCGAGGTGTGGAAAGCACCGGTGCGTGATGAGTCGGAAAGCGTTGTCGGGATCCAAGTCATGTTTTGGGACGTGACGGATCAAAAGAACACCGAACATCAGATCGAATTTGAACGCAATCTACTTTCGATTCTGTTAGAGACTGTTCCAGATTCGATTTACTTCAAAGACACCGAAAGCCGCTTCATTCGATTAAGCCGAAGCTGTGCCGCAAAGCTCGGTCTGAAGGATGCACGCGAGGCGATTGGGAAATCCGATGCCGATTTCTTCGGTCGCGATCATGCGAAAGAGGCACTCGCTGACGAACGCCGGATTTTAGAAACCGGTGAAATGATCCAAGGCAAAATCGAACGCGAAACCTATCTCGATCGCGATGACACTTGGTGTAGCACAACGAAAGCGCCCTTGGTGGATTCGTTCGGGCAGGTCGTCGGTACCGTCGGGATCTCACGCGACGTTTCCGAACAGATTCGTGCCGAACAAGAGCTGTCGCGAGAACGCGACCTGTTGAAGACGATCATCAATAACGTTCCAGACTTGATCTATGTCAAAGATCGTGCCGGACGGTTTGTGACCGCCAACGAATCTTTGGTCAGTCTGCTTGGTCTTGAGTCAACGGATCAAATCATCGGAAAAAGCGACTATGACTTTTCACCAGCCGAGCTGGCGTGCAACTATGTGACCGATGATCAGAACGTGATGCGGACTGGCAAGGCGCTGTTCGATCGTGAGGAGTCTCATCAGGGATCGGACGGACAGCCGCGGTGGCTGTTGACCACCAAAGTCCCGCTGCGTGATTCAGAAGGCACGGTCGTTGGCGTCGTTGGCATCGGGCACGACATCACGGAACGAAAGAAGTTCGAAAAGGAAATCGTTCAAGCGAAGGAAGTCGCCGACAAAGCCAATCGCGCCAAAAGCGATTTCCTCGCTAACATGAGTCACGAAATCCGCACCCCGATGAACGCCATCATCGGGATGACGGATCTGTTGCTCGACACGCGGCTAGATGCCACGCAGCGAAGCTTCTTGTCGATGGTTCAGGAGTCCGGCGAAGCCTTACTGTCGATCATCAACGACATTTTAGACTTTTCGAAAATCGAAGCCGGTAAGTTGGAGATCGAACCGCAGACGTTTGATCTTCGCGAAAGTATCGGCGACACGATGAAAACGCTGGGACTGAAGGCTCACGCCAAAGGCATCGAGCTTGCCTTCCGTGTCGAACCTGCAATTCCACGCTATGTGGTTGGTGATGCCGGGCGTATCCGACAGATCTTGGTCAATTTGGTCGGCAACGCGATCAAGTTTACCGAGCAGGGCGAAGTCTTTGTCGATGCCAAAGCAAAGCAGGTGACCGATCAGGAATTGGTCCTTTCGGTCAAGGTTCAAGACACAGGCGTCGGAATACCGGCCGAACGCTGCGAGGCAATCTTTCGTGAATTTGAGCAGGCGGATACGTCGGTGACGCGGCGATTCGGTGGCACGGGACTTGGGTTGGCCATTTCGACCCGGTTGGTGAACTTGATGGGCGGAGCGATCGAAGTTGACAGTGAAGTCGGCCGCGGCAGTACATTCCAGTTTGATTTGCACTTGGGCGTCTCTGCCGACGCAGAGGCAACAGCCTCTCAAGGCCTCGTTCAAGTTGGCGGGACCAAAGTTTTGGTTGTCGATGACAATGCGACTAATCGAGCCATTTTGAAAGAGATGTTCTCCAATTGGGGAATGAACCCCATCGTCGCCGAATCAGGTAAAGTCGCGTTGGCATTGTTGCGTGAAGCGGAACGCAGCGATCAGCCATGCAAGTTGATCGTCACCGACATTCACATGCCTGAAATGAGCGGTTATGACTTGGTGCAGCAGATTCGGCAGGATGCGAGTGTTGCCGAAACACCGGTCATCATTTTGACCAGTGCGGGAAGACAGGGAGATCACGCCAGAAACATCGAACTGGAAATCGCCGAGCGACTGTTAAAGCCGGTGAAGCAATCTGAAATCTTTGACGCCATCGTTCGAACCCTTGGTGTCAACGGCGTCGAGGATGAGCACGCCCACGCAGTTGCTGATATTGCCGACGAATCGCTCCATGGACTTCGGGTTCTGTTGGCTGAAGACAACGTTGTGAATCAAAAGCTGGCGATAGGTGTTCTTTCGCGAATGCAGATCGAAGTGACCGTCGTCGGGGATGGGCAAGCCGCGATCGATTTGTTGGAACAGCGATCCTTCGATCTTGTCTTGATGGATGTTCAAATGCCCGTTGTCGATGGTTTGGCGGCGACGCAACGAATCCGAGAACGAGAGCAGGAAACAGGACGTTCGCGGGTTCCGATCATTGCGATGACTGCCCATGCGATGAAAGGTGATCGTGATAAATGCCTCGAAGTGGGGATGGACGAATACATTCCCAAACCAATTCGCATCGGAACGTTAAAAGAGAAGCTGTCACACGTGGTCGATCAGTTCGGACGATTCGATGCGGTACAGCAATTGAACATTCCGGCAAACGAACCGGAAGCCGATGGGTACGATTTAGGACAGCTGCGCCAGTTGGTCAACGGCAGCGAAGAGCTATTGCAGGATTTGATCACTGCCTACACGCAGGAGAGTCAATCTTTGCTGGGCCAGATTCAATCCGCCGTTGATAACCAGCAGGTCGAGCAGATCCATCGCTTGGCACATACCCTTGGCGGCGCTTCACGAAGTGTCGGCGCAAGTCGAGCGGCAGAAAAAGCCAACCGGCTGCAGGTGATCGATTCGGACACTAGCCGTGATGATCTCGCCGAGCTGTACAGCGACCTGAAAGCGGAAGTGCAACGAGTCACTGACGTCATGCATCACAGTTGA
- a CDS encoding calcium-binding protein: MRCTRILAAFSICLAILAGNARADVDYDIEDYCHEEDGWVQIFLDDSHDLVMISRDDDELVIRGLMFDQNEFADVPDLFAFTEDELEDMADEDFKYDNEFDDIQKVFILCRDGNDVVLCDPDVPVEIYVFGEEGNDYIEGSMLGDNLQGGPGRDKLFGRGGADVLHGGPDGEKDRLEGGEGTDTFIQYYKYQTVTLNSFQPYQFYNPLMLRGVTSSRTAIRQTQTTRVDEETLADFDTNEDVLIETQN, translated from the coding sequence ATGCGTTGTACACGAATTTTGGCTGCGTTCTCAATCTGTTTGGCAATCTTGGCAGGGAACGCCAGAGCGGATGTTGACTACGACATCGAAGACTATTGCCACGAAGAAGACGGTTGGGTTCAAATCTTTTTGGACGACTCACATGACCTTGTCATGATCAGCCGAGACGATGACGAACTGGTGATTCGCGGACTGATGTTCGATCAAAACGAGTTCGCCGATGTGCCTGATCTGTTTGCTTTCACCGAAGACGAGTTGGAAGACATGGCAGATGAGGATTTCAAGTATGACAACGAGTTCGATGACATTCAGAAAGTCTTCATTCTTTGTCGGGACGGAAACGACGTCGTGCTCTGCGATCCCGACGTTCCTGTCGAGATCTATGTCTTCGGTGAAGAAGGCAATGACTATATCGAAGGAAGCATGCTCGGCGATAACCTCCAGGGCGGTCCAGGACGAGACAAATTGTTCGGGCGTGGTGGGGCCGATGTCCTGCATGGCGGACCTGACGGCGAAAAAGATCGCTTGGAAGGAGGTGAAGGCACTGATACTTTCATCCAGTACTACAAATATCAAACGGTCACGCTAAATAGCTTTCAGCCGTATCAGTTTTACAATCCACTGATGTTGCGAGGTGTCACATCAAGCCGAACCGCGATTCGGCAAACCCAAACCACTCGGGTTGATGAGGAAACGCTTGCTGACTTCGATACCAATGAAGACGTCTTGATCGAAACTCAGAATTGA
- a CDS encoding DUF5724 domain-containing protein, whose translation MALSPEEAQQQVTQWLLPRTSADGVILTFDEQVQAELAKRLELAPDKLRRICFGLFGRDHQGNSFFDWSQINDAEADAHHALEQLSDSEVSQLIAAATGNIAPLIETTWNWMATTCESYHYEKKTIRSSSIGPAVQVRRALWLKAMIEICLTFQDEILTLPMIAAWAPYLQTGYITREQQLGQLIAANLTAGHEQSEETLDVLHQIVQQEHEVGVLGDHVFYALWASDCVEGWEIIERLLLATDTSEGLRQVILLAAFDAHPDALGRLFGLLHEQGMTRHGSVVQAMDDWLGWHWSGESTDEIIDAQETLAHFVSEPGQAESFLADPFLDAENASDVYLALWAVGVRSVEDALAAAGNLIEHSVIEVRYATVCYLAWLEFTPALPLLGKAVSDEDERVALKSLRGIDDFEALTVDEISSHLVLADVESLFDRLPVKTLRFAPIVWPWTETKARRIDLTEALFLALGNRSATLLLPHRKDLSPEGREKLANHLADSDDWDAETRAALVEMVGDLSLDVREIAVKALREHGLQRDELVLICEFLKRKSADLRNEIIKLLLLQDDDTAMEMANLLCSSRNKQQRLAGLELLRCLAKENRDRSACVDAASGYSQQHKKLSKEEQLQINAILKSYKPKLSTANGFGLFSPSRRTQVVTPKKNRRQAVSAAARKLLSALDELVDENRAALVTFRHGSQDMTQALAVAGEAFVDLCDGRTIEQVRSALPLADLWDDWFAKRPKALTDRDNLEVMRALFLMQSDDDYDRSEILPFIEETESRKALLKCIGQDGETPPLRYPEHVQGVLEYWLMPVTESDVLDYLLDVTENLAASIPQEDYPGFIPTAKREDVNRRVADPYQRYRTNEWLWLCKIFLESKAVDPNVQPTKQQWERIWKVLRWCDEPTPGARRLHCHAVVIAKAYLAGVATFDDVVDQLIGPRFDDSAAEDFELLSTFTDRRVDPSLEEFLQRSEIQDLLNKIRETLLEIELQRGESETTATGAITAIKSFFGAQTLLQILRSVGDAPLRRDRSTRSSGHKRAVVLTKLAIKTYPAVSDTPENFARLFSEEIKSGVLTDERLIELSTLAPQWADHVDATVGSV comes from the coding sequence TTGGCACTATCACCCGAAGAAGCTCAACAGCAAGTAACTCAGTGGCTGCTGCCGCGAACCTCCGCAGATGGGGTGATCCTGACGTTTGACGAACAGGTGCAGGCAGAACTGGCCAAGCGACTTGAGCTGGCTCCCGACAAGCTGAGGCGAATCTGTTTCGGTCTATTTGGTCGAGATCACCAAGGAAATTCCTTTTTCGATTGGAGCCAGATCAACGATGCGGAGGCGGATGCCCATCACGCCTTAGAACAGCTATCCGACAGCGAGGTTTCACAGCTGATTGCCGCAGCGACCGGCAATATCGCACCATTGATTGAGACCACATGGAATTGGATGGCTACGACTTGCGAGAGCTATCACTACGAAAAGAAAACAATCCGATCATCTAGTATCGGTCCGGCAGTCCAGGTGCGTCGTGCGCTCTGGCTGAAGGCGATGATTGAGATCTGCTTGACGTTCCAGGACGAGATTCTCACGCTTCCGATGATCGCGGCGTGGGCACCCTATCTTCAGACCGGGTATATCACTCGCGAGCAACAACTCGGTCAACTCATCGCGGCGAACCTAACTGCGGGGCACGAACAGTCCGAAGAAACCTTGGACGTGTTGCATCAGATTGTTCAGCAAGAGCATGAAGTCGGCGTGCTCGGTGATCATGTTTTCTACGCATTGTGGGCGAGCGATTGCGTCGAAGGTTGGGAGATCATTGAACGGTTACTGCTGGCCACCGACACGAGCGAAGGTCTGCGGCAAGTGATTTTGTTGGCAGCTTTTGATGCTCATCCCGATGCGCTCGGTCGGCTTTTCGGTTTGTTGCATGAACAGGGAATGACTCGCCACGGTTCGGTCGTTCAAGCGATGGATGATTGGTTGGGTTGGCATTGGTCCGGAGAATCAACCGATGAAATAATCGATGCGCAAGAAACGCTTGCGCATTTTGTGAGCGAGCCGGGACAGGCGGAAAGTTTTCTGGCAGATCCATTCTTAGACGCCGAAAATGCATCCGATGTTTATCTCGCGTTATGGGCGGTGGGAGTCCGTTCGGTCGAAGACGCGTTAGCCGCCGCTGGCAACCTGATCGAACATTCCGTTATTGAAGTCCGCTATGCGACGGTGTGCTATCTCGCGTGGCTGGAGTTCACCCCCGCATTGCCGCTGCTGGGAAAGGCGGTCAGCGATGAAGACGAACGCGTTGCCCTGAAATCGCTTCGAGGGATCGATGATTTCGAAGCCCTGACCGTAGACGAAATCAGCAGTCACCTCGTCCTCGCGGATGTCGAGTCTTTGTTCGATCGGTTGCCGGTCAAAACACTGCGATTTGCACCAATCGTTTGGCCTTGGACCGAAACGAAGGCGAGACGAATTGATCTGACAGAGGCTTTGTTTCTAGCACTCGGAAATCGCTCGGCCACGTTGCTGTTGCCGCATCGAAAAGACCTCAGTCCCGAAGGTCGCGAGAAGCTTGCCAATCATCTTGCTGATTCAGATGACTGGGATGCAGAGACACGGGCCGCCTTGGTCGAAATGGTCGGCGATCTCTCTTTGGACGTTCGCGAAATCGCCGTCAAGGCGTTGCGAGAGCATGGCCTTCAGCGTGATGAGCTGGTCTTGATTTGTGAGTTTCTAAAGCGAAAGTCAGCCGACCTGCGTAACGAAATCATCAAGCTACTGCTGTTGCAAGACGATGATACCGCGATGGAAATGGCGAACTTGCTGTGTTCGTCACGGAATAAACAACAGCGATTGGCTGGTTTGGAATTGTTGCGTTGCTTGGCAAAGGAAAATCGTGATCGTTCCGCCTGTGTCGATGCCGCCAGCGGATATAGCCAACAACATAAAAAGCTTAGCAAAGAAGAGCAGTTGCAAATCAATGCGATCCTGAAAAGCTACAAGCCAAAACTATCCACAGCCAACGGTTTTGGGTTGTTCAGTCCCAGTCGCCGCACACAAGTTGTGACGCCAAAGAAGAATCGTCGTCAGGCTGTTTCCGCCGCCGCTCGAAAGCTGTTGTCGGCACTCGATGAATTGGTGGATGAAAACCGTGCTGCGCTGGTCACATTCCGGCACGGATCACAAGATATGACACAGGCCTTGGCGGTAGCGGGTGAAGCATTCGTCGATCTGTGTGACGGTCGAACGATCGAACAGGTACGCAGTGCATTGCCGCTCGCCGACCTTTGGGACGACTGGTTTGCCAAACGACCGAAAGCGCTCACGGACCGCGATAACTTGGAAGTCATGCGAGCACTGTTTTTGATGCAGAGCGATGATGACTATGACCGGTCAGAGATCTTGCCATTCATTGAAGAAACTGAGTCACGCAAAGCATTGCTCAAATGTATCGGGCAAGACGGCGAAACGCCTCCGCTTCGATATCCCGAGCATGTCCAAGGTGTGCTCGAGTATTGGCTGATGCCGGTGACTGAATCAGATGTGCTGGACTATCTATTGGACGTTACCGAAAACCTCGCCGCGTCGATTCCGCAGGAAGACTACCCAGGTTTTATCCCGACAGCGAAGCGGGAAGACGTGAATCGCCGAGTCGCTGATCCCTATCAACGGTATCGGACGAACGAGTGGCTTTGGCTTTGCAAGATCTTTCTGGAATCCAAAGCCGTTGATCCGAATGTCCAACCGACCAAGCAGCAGTGGGAGCGGATTTGGAAGGTGCTGCGCTGGTGCGACGAGCCAACGCCGGGAGCGCGACGCTTGCATTGCCATGCGGTTGTGATCGCGAAAGCCTATCTTGCGGGCGTTGCGACATTCGACGATGTGGTGGATCAATTAATCGGGCCGCGGTTTGATGACAGCGCCGCAGAGGACTTTGAACTGCTAAGCACATTCACCGACAGACGTGTTGATCCGTCGCTGGAAGAGTTTCTGCAGCGTAGCGAGATTCAGGATTTGCTAAATAAGATCCGGGAAACGCTTTTAGAAATCGAACTGCAGCGAGGCGAGTCGGAAACAACGGCGACCGGGGCGATCACCGCAATCAAAAGCTTCTTCGGTGCCCAGACGTTGCTGCAAATACTACGATCGGTCGGCGATGCGCCGCTTCGAAGGGATCGAAGCACCCGATCGTCGGGGCATAAACGAGCTGTCGTGTTGACGAAGCTTGCGATCAAGACTTATCCCGCCGTAAGCGATACGCCAGAAAACTTTGCCAGACTCTTTAGCGAAGAAATCAAATCCGGTGTTTTGACTGACGAGCGTCTAATCGAACTGAGTACCTTGGCACCACAATGGGCCGACCATGTGGATGCGACGGTGGGAAGCGTCTAA
- a CDS encoding sialate O-acetylesterase gives MKIRSLLLMFGMAMPSVGFAELTVPHFISDHMVIQRDRDVRLWGSADPGDTVTISFKEKSVDTKADENGKWSAALASGAADADGAMLKISSGDESIEIEDVLVGEVWFASGQSNMVFTMNRVPAYADIIAKTDLPKVRFFNAPTVTSVLPQDDIDGEWSLANSKSVPQYSAVAFFFAKKLHEELDVPVGVIKSAWGGKPVETFTSREALRTNDGTAKLVAATEKADAGYDASVAQQQYEQRMEQWKQAMAAYREKPADQRGRAPRRPATPKRPLDTEGQPGVLFNSMIHPFVGYTIRGAIWYQGEGNAKPNAVPYDQTLPLLITDWRQRWHDDFSFYFVQLANFRDPTTQPGNNDPWPLLQDRMRRVVGDVPKTGMAVINDVGEAKDIHPKNKHDVGERLARWALAKDYDMDLVYSGPLFRSSEAKNGAITITFDHVGEGLKSRDEEPLQRFEVAGKDQAWHWADAEIIGKDSVRVHSDDVSVPVAVRYAWAANPEGANLVNSEGLPASVFRTDDWQDVEPQTALSARERLLLRRDLGAKIKQLATKRSELKRGTDQFNEVVAEQKKLQKQLQELSSRQ, from the coding sequence ATGAAAATTCGATCTTTGCTTCTGATGTTTGGCATGGCAATGCCAAGCGTCGGATTCGCCGAGCTGACGGTTCCCCACTTCATTAGTGACCATATGGTGATCCAGCGTGATCGCGATGTGCGCCTGTGGGGTAGCGCCGATCCTGGCGATACGGTAACCATTTCGTTTAAAGAAAAGTCAGTCGACACGAAGGCTGACGAAAATGGCAAATGGTCAGCGGCGCTAGCATCCGGAGCAGCCGACGCCGATGGCGCGATGTTGAAAATCTCTTCGGGCGATGAATCGATCGAGATCGAAGATGTGCTCGTGGGTGAAGTCTGGTTCGCATCGGGCCAGTCAAACATGGTGTTCACGATGAACCGTGTGCCTGCCTATGCAGACATCATTGCCAAAACAGACCTACCCAAAGTGCGTTTTTTCAACGCGCCGACAGTCACCAGTGTCCTGCCACAAGATGACATCGATGGGGAATGGTCGCTTGCCAACTCGAAATCGGTGCCACAGTATTCCGCCGTCGCTTTCTTCTTCGCAAAGAAGCTGCACGAGGAATTGGATGTGCCTGTTGGCGTGATCAAATCGGCATGGGGTGGAAAACCCGTTGAGACCTTCACCAGCCGTGAAGCATTACGTACCAACGATGGCACTGCGAAATTGGTCGCAGCGACTGAGAAAGCTGATGCGGGCTACGACGCCAGCGTGGCGCAGCAGCAATACGAACAGCGGATGGAACAATGGAAGCAAGCCATGGCGGCCTATCGGGAAAAGCCAGCCGATCAACGTGGTAGGGCTCCACGACGTCCGGCAACGCCCAAGCGGCCTTTGGATACCGAAGGTCAGCCCGGCGTCCTGTTCAATTCAATGATTCACCCGTTCGTCGGATACACCATTCGCGGAGCGATTTGGTACCAGGGAGAAGGAAACGCGAAGCCAAATGCGGTGCCTTACGATCAAACCCTACCGCTGTTGATCACTGATTGGCGGCAGCGCTGGCACGATGATTTTTCTTTCTACTTCGTTCAGCTTGCTAATTTTCGCGATCCCACAACACAGCCTGGCAATAACGATCCATGGCCATTGTTGCAGGACAGGATGCGCCGCGTCGTCGGCGACGTTCCCAAGACCGGGATGGCGGTCATCAATGATGTTGGTGAAGCCAAAGACATCCACCCAAAGAACAAGCACGACGTCGGTGAACGCTTAGCTCGCTGGGCATTGGCAAAAGACTATGACATGGATTTGGTGTATTCCGGCCCGTTGTTCAGATCGAGTGAAGCCAAAAATGGAGCCATCACCATTACGTTTGATCACGTCGGTGAGGGGCTGAAATCACGCGACGAAGAACCTTTGCAGCGTTTCGAAGTCGCTGGCAAAGATCAGGCTTGGCATTGGGCCGATGCCGAGATCATCGGGAAAGATTCTGTTCGTGTTCACAGCGATGACGTCAGTGTCCCTGTCGCGGTTCGATACGCTTGGGCGGCGAATCCGGAAGGAGCGAACCTGGTCAACAGCGAAGGTTTGCCCGCTTCTGTTTTCCGCACCGATGACTGGCAGGATGTCGAGCCACAGACCGCATTGTCAGCTCGCGAGAGGCTTCTGCTGCGTCGTGACTTAGGAGCAAAGATTAAACAGCTTGCCACGAAGCGAAGTGAGCTCAAACGCGGAACCGACCAATTCAATGAAGTGGTTGCCGAACAAAAAAAGCTTCAAAAGCAACTGCAGGAGCTTTCCAGCCGTCAATAG